One Serratia liquefaciens genomic window, TCGTATTGCCATTATGCAAGGCGGAGAAGTTATTCAGGTCGGTACGCCGGAGGAAATATTAAATAATCCGGCCAACGATTATGTCCGCACCTTCTTCCGTGGCGTCGATATCAGCCACGTTTTCAGCGCCAAGGATATCGCCAAGCGTCGTCCTGTCGCCCTTATTCGTAAAACCCCCGGTTTTGGTCCGCGTTCAGCGCTACAGCTGCTGCGCGATGAAGACCGCGATTATGGTTATGTTATTGAACGCGGGAAGAAATTTATCGGCGTGGTGTCGGTAGATTCACTTAAGCAGGCGCTGGCGGCCAACCAGACGTTGGATGACGCCCTGCTGGAAGCCCCTGCCCCGGTCCCGGCCGACATGCCGTTGAGCGAACTGATTTCATTGGTTGCCTTGGCGCCTTGTGCGGTCCCCGTGGTCTGCGAAGAAAATAACTATATCGGAATTATTTCCAAGGCCATGCTGTTGCAGGCCTTAGATAAAGAGGGCCCAGCGAATGAGTGATACTACACAGGATCCATGGGCGACTGCGCCTGCCGACCCCAGCGCCGCAACATCGACAGCGCCCGCCGGTGATGCCTGGTCCAGCGCACCGCCACCGGAAACCCATGACGCCGCCAATCAGGCCGCGCAGGGTGCCGACTGGCTTAACAGCGCACCGGTCCAACAGGAACATTTCAGCCTGCTGGATCCGTTCCACAAAACCTGGGTGCCGTTTGACTCCTGGGTCACCCACGGCATCGACTGGCTGGTACTGCACTTTCGCCCGCTGTTTCAGGGCATTCGCGTGCCGGTCGACTTTATTCTCAGCGGCTTTCAGCAACTGCTGCTCGGCATGCCTGCCCCGATCGCCATTTTGCTGTTCTCGTTGATTGCCTGGCAGCTCTCCAGCCTTGGTATGGGTGCTGCGACGTTGGTGTCGCTGATTGCCATTGGTGCGATTGGCGCCTGGTCGCAAGCCATGGTGACCCTGGCGCTGGTTCTGACCGCCCTGTTCTTTTGTATCGTCATCGGCCTGCCGCTCGGTATTTGGCTGGCGCGCAGCAAGCACGCCGGCAAGGTGATCCGGCCACTGCTCGACGCCATGCAGACCACGCCGGCCTTCGTCTATCTGGTGCCGATCGTCATGCTGTTCGGTATCGGTAACGTGCCGGGGGTGGTGGTGACCATTATCTTTGCGCTGCCGCCGATCGTGCGACTGACCATTCTGGGCATTAAGCAAGTGCCGGAAGATCTGATCGAAGCCGCCGAATCCTTTGGCGCCAGCCCGCGCCAACTGCTGTTTAAAGTGCAATTGCCACTGGCAATGCCGACCATTATGGCCGGCGTAAACCAAACGCTGATGCTGGCGCTGTCGATGGTGGTTATCGCTTCGATGATCGCCGTTGGCGGCCTGGGCCAGATGGTATTGCGCGGTATCGGTCGTCTGGATATGGGGCTGGCCGCCGTTGGCGGGGTCGGTATCGTGATCCTGGCGATAATTCTCGACCGCCTCACCCAGTCGCTGGGGCGCGATCGCCGCAGCAAAGGCATGGGCCGTTGGTATGCTCACGGCCCGATCGGATTAGTCACCCGGCCCTTCATCAAAAAGCCTTAATCGCCCTGCCCCCGGCCAAACGTCGGGGGCACCGACAGCACCTCTAAAATCGAAGGAACCACTATGCGCTCGACAGGAATTTGGGCTCTGGCCCTGACTTCATTGCTAAGCACACAGGCGTTCGCCGTCGAA contains:
- the proW gene encoding glycine betaine/L-proline ABC transporter permease ProW; translation: MSDTTQDPWATAPADPSAATSTAPAGDAWSSAPPPETHDAANQAAQGADWLNSAPVQQEHFSLLDPFHKTWVPFDSWVTHGIDWLVLHFRPLFQGIRVPVDFILSGFQQLLLGMPAPIAILLFSLIAWQLSSLGMGAATLVSLIAIGAIGAWSQAMVTLALVLTALFFCIVIGLPLGIWLARSKHAGKVIRPLLDAMQTTPAFVYLVPIVMLFGIGNVPGVVVTIIFALPPIVRLTILGIKQVPEDLIEAAESFGASPRQLLFKVQLPLAMPTIMAGVNQTLMLALSMVVIASMIAVGGLGQMVLRGIGRLDMGLAAVGGVGIVILAIILDRLTQSLGRDRRSKGMGRWYAHGPIGLVTRPFIKKP